A single Anopheles arabiensis isolate DONGOLA chromosome 2, AaraD3, whole genome shotgun sequence DNA region contains:
- the LOC120898119 gene encoding mucin-2-like → MAMKMTTLRLIAIATSVCVLLHVAHCEPNYQPQQQPGGNDFSGAGGGVNTGNALYGAPNQQQQPRPYPPAGPPPLLARFRPANQATTPAPTFFQRISNWFSFLGDDGGDRRQQQQQSSQQQQQLQPQLPQLPPQRHLPPQYTAQPTPSVQTQQQLQFQQQQQQQQFHQQYQPQQPQQQPIQQQPFPYPFQIRNGSRATQLAPQQQQQQQHVVAAGFQPSAPVQESSGSSYHAAIAPGVHQHTFGPSTLQQQIVPQANVFRDPEPTTGRPPVANIGEVNYHPCNNVPWVPIAPPPEYPTAVGGVGGSIPAAAPPPPKVPPKEFPSVPNRPPPIKIQVAPKGQVQSVNPYSGASGGALEPAIITAAPQAQQLIQLQLQQQQHQLQNLQLQQLQLQQQQLQQQLQQLKTTTSSTTVPPVVPVAAHFITKTPDAIVTAAPSSTLQPITLRQVSASYFTNKEYAPPAKLLPIQNEGKPLAPIPLPNLSATPIPPLYTAGSFHSDPYKFYRPYRPVEPIRELGHGYPTSSKSMSNSYIRYPHDPAGKNDSIFDVEQFASSASSSIYTTVAYSNGEDSKPAASEKRNVATSSNGSSGANIPPHGGNNGDDAEYDSEEDDQNSPIIRTTIEVSSIVPQTRYYGSTTTPVSPISSTTTPRPERYSTFPAPAPSDLGNGVQIIYSANLQTNPPINPVNNQLSEEQEEPTEPAAQRVVQTTTVRAPTTTVDPETTPPTDIYTEPFRIGSSLPMEFQKQPSPEPDSQTVATASPSDDPPSTTATPLPSSLTATFGGYQNLMSTKKPKQIQIIIPYNTFKKPEPFKPLPPQENLEDLDYNAPAESSIVTSKHAERSGPTPPSGNAIQQSSKSKTRFIENDSVKYFQSTTHLKEILQKETTQPFMKPPTKTPPKPAKVKKVRPIEISKESKPFTVRIPKMTPLPPVVSLSSLTSVRGGMERHTTPLPDEGSNAAGGGSRTLSPPIALSKYARPVTPHYVNVTRVKISPTTYAQKSRTTISQLLRTTKIIPKGPKLFGNDLLVSETVRTVRPPLSPASTTYQQHRRTTLLTTSSTTPHTTTTTTTTKQPPPPPPAPVHEDPAGDNTVGPIYERTIDWDIDPNELQRKIDTWTEQEFGSEDFARKASTLSLHRVTKAIPWEFLTSTMLPALHDKPGKSSRSGWQHVKIAISPITKEKIYVVTPQPWTVAAVPQPHHYHHHHNHHHEHHPASSQVLEERNGRVLTPRFSVRPTPLYYKGGGIYQTGSSTVDVSPESVNDLLEQKPKHRFSISSSSSSSLAAGTGTKVKHLLQQRKYVRKKLPFGGPGTGRPSSSREDV, encoded by the exons ATGGCGATG AAAATGACAACGCTTCGGCTTATTGCGATAGCCACCTCCGTGTGTGTTCTTTTACACGTGGCGCACTGTGAGCCAAACTACCAGCCCCAGCAACAGCCGGGCGGGAACGATTTTAGTGGCGCCGGTGGAGGCGTCAACACTGGAAACGCACTCTACGGTGCACcaaaccagcaacagcaaccgagACCCTATCCGCCGGCCGGACCACCCCCACTACTGGCTCGCTTTCGACCGGCGAACCAAGCCACTACCCCGGCTCCGACCTTCTTCCAGCGGATCTCGAATTGGTTTTCCTTTCTGGGCGATGACGGTGGTGaccgacggcagcagcagcaacaatcgtcacagcaacaacaacaactccaGCCACAGCTGCCACAGCTTCCACCGCAGCGCCATCTACCGCCACAGTACACCGCACAGCCAACACCGTCCGTGCAAACACAGCAACAGCTCCAatttcaacagcaacaacaacaacaacagtttcATCAACAATAtcaaccacaacaaccacaacagcaaccaatacagcagcagccattTCCCTATCCGTTTCAAATTCGCAACGGAAGTCGGGCGACCCAGCTCGctccccagcagcagcagcagcagcagcatgtcgTTGCTGCAGGCTTCCAGCCAAGTGCCCCCGTACAGGAAAGTTCAGGCTCGAGCTACCATGCTGCGATAGCACCGGGGGTACATCAGCACACATTCGGGCCGTccacactgcagcagcagatcgtACCGCAGGCGAACGTGTTCCGAGACCCCGAGCCAACAACGGGCAGACCTCCCGTCGCGAACATTGGCGAGGTAAACTATCATCCGTGCAACAATGTCCCTTGGGTACCGATAGCACCTCCTCCCGAGTATCCAACGGCTGTCGGTGGAGTTGGTGGATCTATTCcggctgctgctcctcctcctccaaaAGTGCCTCCAAAAGAGTTTCCAAGTGTGCCGAATCGACCTCCACCGATCAAGATACAAGTAGCACCGAAAGGACAGGTACAATCGGTTAACCCCTACTCTGGTGCCTCGGGAGGAGCACTTGAACCGGCCATTATTACAGCGGCACCACAAGCCCAGCAGCTGATCCAACTCCAgcttcagcagcaacagcatcagctACAAAATCTGCAACTCCAGCAACTCCaactacaacagcaacaacttcAGCAGCAACTCCAGCAACTGAAAACGACCACCTCCAGTACAACGGTTCCTCCTGTGGTTCCTGTTGCAGCACACTTCATTACCAAAACGCCCGATGCAATAGTGACTGCTGCTCCTTCTTCCACCCTGCAACCGATCACGCTGCGCCAAGTCTCAGCCTCTTACTTCACCAACAAAGAGTACGCACCGCCGGCTAAGCTGTTGCCGATCCAGAACGAAGGCAAACCGCTCGCTCCAATACCGTTGCCCAACCTGAGCGCTACCCCGATACCGCCGCTCTACACGGCCGGCTCGTTCCACAGCGATCCGTACAAGTTCTATCGTCCCTACCGTCCGGTAGAGCCCATCCGAGAGCTTGGCCACGGATATCCCACCTCCTCCAAGTCCATGTCCAATAGCTACATCCGCTACCCGCACGATCCGGCCGGCAAGAACGACTCAATCTTTGATGTAGAGCAATTTGCATCTTCTGCCTCGTCGTCCATCTACACCACAGTGGCGTACTCGAACGGTGAAGACTCGAAGCCGGCAGCATCGGAGAAGCGTAATGTGGCTACGAGTAGCAATGGAAGTAGTGGTGCCAACATCCCACCACACGGAGGTAACAATGGGGATGACGCTGAGTACGACTCGGAAGAAGACGATCAGAACTCACCGATCATTCGCACCACGATCGAAGTTTCGAGCATTGTGCCTCAGACAAGGTACTACGGTTCAACGACTACACCGGTTAGTCCTATCTCGAGCACTACGACACCGCGGCCCGAGCGGTACAGTACCTTTCCGGCACCGGCGCCGTCCGATCTTGGCAACGGTGTGCAGATTATTTACTCGGCCAATCTGCAGACGAATCCTCCAATCAATCCGGTAAACAATCAGCTAAGCGAAGAGCAGGAGGAACCAACTGAACCCGCGGCACAGCGTGTCGTTCAAACTACGACGGTTCGGGCCCCAACGACCACAGTGGACCCGGAAACAACACCTCCAACTGACATCTACACGGAACCGTTCCGCATTGGATCCAGTCTGCCGATGGAGTTCCAGAAACAACCCAGCCCCGAACCGGACAGCCAAACGGTGGCAACAGCCTCGCCGAGTGATGATCCTCCATCGACGACGGCCACTCCACTGCCCTCCTCACTGACGGCAACGTTCGGCGGGTATCAGAATCTAATGTCCACGAAGAAACCGAAACAAATCCAGATCATCATACCGTACAATACGTTCAAAAAGCCGGAACCGTTCAAACCACTCCCACCTCAGGAGAACCTTGAAGACTTGGACTACAACGCACCGGCAGAGTCGAGCATCGTTACGTCGAAACACGCGGAACGCTCCGGACCTACGCCACCCTCGGGTAATGCCATCCAGCAGTCGTCCAAATCCAAAACCCGCTTCATCGAGAACGACTCCGTCAAGTACTTCCAGTCAACCACCCATCTGAAGGAGATCCTGCAGAAGGAGACGACCCAACCGTTCATGAAACCGCCCACGAAAACGCCACCCAAACCGGCCAAGGTGAAGAAGGTTCGCCCGATCGAGATCTCCAAAGAGTCGAAACCATTCACCGTGCGCATACCGAAGATGAcaccgctgccaccggtcgTAAGCCTAAGCAGCCTAACCAGCGTTCGTGGTGGTATGGAACGTCACACCACACCACTGCCCGATGAGGGCAGCAATGCTGCCGGAGGAGGCTCACGAACTCTCTCCCCACCGATCGCCCTGTCCAAGTACGCGCGACCCGTCACGCCCCACTACGTTAACGTGACGCGCGTCAAGATCTCCCCGACAACCTACGCACAAAAGTCGCGCACGACCATCTCGCAGCTGCTGCGCACGACCAAAATCATCCCCAAAGGTCCCAAGCTGTTCGGGAACGATTTGCTCGTCTCGGAGACGGTCCGCACGGTCCGGCCGCCCCTATCGCCGGCATCGACCACGTACCAGCAGCATCGCCGTACGACACTTCTAACAACCTCCTCGACCACACCGCATACAACGACAACCACCACAACGACGAAACAACCGCCACCCCCACCCCCGGCACCGGTGCATGAAGATCCGGCCGGTGACAACACGGTCGGTCCCATCTACGAGCGTACCATCGACTGGGACATTGATCCGAACGAGCTGCAGCGCAAGATCGACACCTGGACGGAGCAGGAGTTCGGATCGGAGGACTTTGCGCGCAAAGCCAGCACGCTGTCGCTGCACCGCGTCACCAAAGCGATACCGTGGGAGTTTCTCACCTCGACCATGCTGCCCGCCCTGCACGACAAACCGGGCAAGAGTAGCCGGTCCGGCTGGCAGCACGTCAAGATTGCCATATCCCCAATAACGAAGGAAAAGATCTACGTCGTTACGCCGCAGCCCTGGACGGTGGCAGCGGTGCCACAGCCGCATCattaccaccatcatcacaacCATCATCACGAGCATCATCCAGCGTCGTCGCAGGTGCTCGAGGAACGGAACGGGCGTGTGCTGACGCCACGGTTCAGTGTACGGCCAACGCCACTGTACTACAAGGGCGGTGGCATCTACCAGACCGGCTCATCGACGGTGGACGTATCACCGGAATCTG TGAACGATCTGCTGGAGCAGAAACCGAAGCATCGATTTAgcatcagtagcagcagcagcagtagtttAGCTGCCGGCACTGGGACAAAGGTGAAACACCTGCTCCAGCAGCGAAAGTACGTCCGGAAGAAACTGCCCTTCGGTGGTCCGGGCACGGGCCGACCCAGTTCCAGCCGGGAGGACGTGTAG